In Anseongella ginsenosidimutans, one genomic interval encodes:
- a CDS encoding high-potential iron-sulfur protein has protein sequence MKNVPSRRIFIRSMLGGGTLLAGGTFLAGGALLSAGCGRGGSSGTPEKGGINPEEGVNPGEKAQEETAAADPCEDFSQLSSEELKAREKLGYEEESPIPDRQCANCNLWLPPKDGEKCGGCTLFKGPVYAAAYCTYWAPQV, from the coding sequence ATGAAGAATGTTCCGTCAAGAAGAATATTTATCCGTTCGATGCTGGGAGGCGGAACGCTGCTTGCAGGAGGAACCTTCCTGGCAGGTGGAGCGCTGCTTTCGGCCGGATGCGGGCGCGGGGGCAGTTCAGGAACCCCTGAAAAAGGGGGAATAAATCCTGAAGAAGGGGTGAATCCCGGAGAAAAGGCGCAGGAAGAAACAGCAGCAGCCGATCCCTGCGAGGATTTCTCACAGCTGAGCAGCGAAGAACTGAAAGCGCGTGAAAAGCTGGGATATGAAGAAGAGTCGCCTATTCCTGACAGGCAATGCGCTAACTGTAATCTCTGGCTTCCTCCTAAAGACGGGGAAAAGTGCGGCGGATGTACCTTGTTCAAAGGGCCGGTATATGCCGCCGCCTATTGTACTTACTGGGCGCCGCAGGTGTAA
- a CDS encoding Nramp family divalent metal transporter: MEKPPGIIRILRSLGPGIITAALVFGPGSLTLASRLGSDYAYRLLWVIAAAVLFMIIFTAMNARIGVAAQQSLLMVIREKWGRAVSIVSGIGIFLVTASFQAGNSVGVGMAFSELFDSSPAPWMIIFTLVGIGLLFSRAFYRILEKIMMALTGLMIVAFLLTMLWVRPSLPGILSGFVPVIPDGSVALIIATVASNFSIVGAFYQSYLVRQRGWKDRDVKKALNDSLAGIVILGLIGSMILITAAAVLHGGQTEVSTATDMARALQPLLGKSAETLFMCGLFGASFSSLIGNATIGGALLGDALGFGSNLHSPKVRLLIALVMILGSVVAVTFGGLPLELIVFAQSLTIFIVPFIGAAIYAVANDAAVMGKLKNSVFSNILGGIGLLILFALAFANARSLF, encoded by the coding sequence ATGGAAAAGCCTCCCGGCATCATACGCATACTCCGCTCGCTCGGCCCCGGCATTATCACCGCGGCCCTGGTCTTCGGACCCGGCAGCCTTACGCTGGCTTCCCGCCTGGGATCGGACTATGCGTATCGTTTACTGTGGGTAATTGCGGCGGCCGTGCTGTTTATGATCATTTTTACAGCGATGAATGCAAGGATAGGCGTAGCTGCGCAGCAATCCCTATTAATGGTGATCCGGGAAAAATGGGGGAGGGCCGTTTCAATAGTGAGCGGTATAGGTATTTTCCTGGTGACTGCCTCTTTCCAGGCGGGAAATTCCGTAGGAGTAGGGATGGCCTTTTCCGAATTGTTTGATTCTTCCCCGGCGCCCTGGATGATTATTTTTACGCTTGTGGGAATAGGGCTTCTTTTTTCCAGGGCTTTTTACAGAATATTGGAAAAGATCATGATGGCGCTTACCGGCCTGATGATCGTCGCGTTCCTGCTTACCATGCTGTGGGTCCGGCCCAGTTTGCCCGGTATCCTCTCCGGTTTTGTTCCGGTTATTCCCGATGGGTCTGTAGCCCTTATTATTGCTACGGTCGCATCCAATTTCTCCATTGTCGGTGCTTTTTACCAGTCTTATCTGGTCCGGCAAAGGGGCTGGAAGGACCGGGATGTAAAGAAGGCATTAAATGACAGCCTGGCTGGCATCGTTATCCTGGGCCTGATAGGTTCCATGATACTTATCACGGCTGCTGCTGTGCTGCACGGCGGCCAGACGGAGGTAAGTACGGCTACGGATATGGCACGGGCGCTGCAGCCGCTCCTGGGGAAAAGCGCGGAAACTCTGTTCATGTGCGGCCTGTTCGGGGCCTCTTTTTCTTCCCTGATAGGGAATGCAACGATAGGAGGCGCGCTGCTTGGTGATGCGCTGGGCTTCGGCAGTAACCTGCATTCCCCTAAAGTGCGCTTGCTGATTGCCCTGGTGATGATCCTGGGCAGCGTGGTGGCGGTCACGTTCGGAGGGCTTCCCCTGGAACTGATTGTTTTCGCGCAAAGCCTGACCATATTTATCGTTCCCTTTATCGGCGCTGCCATTTATGCCGTGGCAAA